A window from Strix uralensis isolate ZFMK-TIS-50842 chromosome 15, bStrUra1, whole genome shotgun sequence encodes these proteins:
- the CAT gene encoding catalase gives MADGRDDASDQLKQWRSQRGSQKPDVLTTGAGNPIGDKLNILTVGPRGPLLVQDVVFTDEMAHFDRERIPERVVHAKGAGAFGYFEVTHDITQYCKAKVFEHIGKRTPIAIRFSTVAGESGSADTVRDPRGFAMKFYTEEGNWDLVGNNTPIFFIRDALLFPSFIHSQKRNPQTHLKDPDMMWDFWSLRPESLHQVSFLFSDRGIPDGYRHMNGYGSHTFKLVNASGRAVYCKFHVKTDQGIKNLSVEEAGRLASTDPDYGIRDLYNAIAKGDYPSWSFYIQVMTFEEAEKFPFNPFDLTKIWPHGDYPLIPVGKLVLNRNPVNYFVEVEQMAYDPSNMPPGIEPSPDKMLQGRLFSYPDTHRHRLGPNYLQIPVNCPFRARVANYQRDGPMCVSDNQGGAPNYYPNSFSGPEDQPMVKESRMAVSGDVQRFNSANEDNVTQVREFYTKVLKEDERQRLCKNIADHLKDAQLFIQKRAVKNFTDVHPDYGARIQALLDKYNAEGGKKDVIRTYTQSTSRVSAKERSNL, from the exons AAACCAGATGTCTTGACCACCGGTGCTGGGAACCCCATAGGAGATAAGCTCAATATTCTGACAGTAGGGCCACGTGGACCACTTCTTGTGCAAGATGTTGTTTTCACTGATGAGATGGCTCATTTTGACAGAGAGAGGATTCCTGAAAGAGTTGTGCATGCAAAAGGAGCAG GAGCCTTTGGCTATTTTGAAGTCACTCATGATATTACCCAGTATTGCAAGGCAAAAGTGTTTGAACACATTGGAAAGAGAACTCCGATTGCTATACGATTCTCCACTGTTG CTGGAGAATCTGGGTCAGCTGATACAGTTCGTGACCCTCGAGGCTTTGCAATGAAATTCTATACAGAAGAGGGTAATTGGGATCTTGTGGGAAATAATACCCCTATCTTCTTTATTCGGGATGCATTGTTG TTTCCGTCCTTCATCCACAGCCAAAAGAGGAACCCTCAGACTCATTTGAAGGATCCAGACATGATGTGGGACTTCTGGAGTCTTCGCCCTGAGTCTTTGCATCAA GTGTCTTTCTTGTTCAGTGATCGTGGTATTCCTGATGGCTATCGCCATATGAATGGATATGGATCACATACTTTTAAACTGGTTAATGCTAGTGGAAGAGCAGTTTATTGCAAATTCCATGTGaag ACTGACCAGGGCATCAAAAATCTTTCTGTTGAAGAAGCAGGAAGATTGGCTTCTACTGATCCTGATTATGGAATACGTGATCTTTACAATGCCATTGCCAAGGGGGACTATCCATCATGGTCCTTCTACATTCAAGTTATGACATTTGAAGAAGCAGAGAAGTTTCCATTTAATCCTTTTGATTTAACTAAG ATTTGGCCACATGGTGACTACCCTCTCATACCTGTGGGAAAGCTTGTCTTGAACAGGAATCCTGTGAATTACTTCGTAGAGGTAGAACAGATGGCATATGATCCTAGCAACATGCCACCTGGTATTGAACCTAGCCCTGATAAAATGCTGCAG GGTCGTCTTTTTTCGTATCCTGACACTCATAGACACCGTCTAGGACCTAACTATCTACAAATTCCTGTGAACTGCCCCTTCAGAGCTCGTGTGGCCAATTACCAGAGGGATGGACCAATGTGTGTTTCTGACAACCAAG GTGGTGCCCCAAACTATTATCCAAATAGTTTCAGTGGTCCAGAAGATCAGCCCATGGTAAAGGAGAGCCGCATGGCTGTTTCAGGAGATGTGCAGCGCTTCAATAGTGCCAATGAAGATAATGTGACTCAG GTGCGAGAATTCTATACCAAAGTGCTGAAGGAGGATGAACGCCAAAGGTTGTGTAAAAACATTGCTGATCATCTTAAAGATGCACAACTCTTCATTCAGAAGAGAGCA GTGAAAAACTTTACTGATGTTCATCCTGACTATGGTGCCCGTATTCAGGCTTTGCTGGACAAATACAATGCTGAAGGTGGGAAAAAG gaTGTAATTAGGACATATACACAGTCCACATCTCGTGTGTCTGCCAAAGAAAGATCCAACCTGTAA